From a region of the Streptomyces caniferus genome:
- a CDS encoding universal stress protein, which produces MGAMEHPLTVGTDGSDAAFRSLDWAVDEAARHGLPLRIVHASRWERYEGTAPGPERPGEQVLAENIVESAAAHARHRQADIEVSGEVLADDAVTALLNEALHASVLVLGARGLGEITGLLLGSVSLTVAARARCPVIVVRGDPAGLAGTHERILLGVTDPAGEMAAVRFAFREAEARRCTLQAVCAWRHAAHGTADDPPLPEGADEQRASALLDTALAEAAAAHPEVRVRRALVEGPAHKVLVHRAAAADLLVVAAQRRRGHFGLQPGRVAHTALCHAACPVAVVPQPAEPTPRRRD; this is translated from the coding sequence ATGGGGGCGATGGAGCATCCGCTGACCGTCGGAACCGATGGATCGGATGCCGCGTTCCGGTCGCTGGACTGGGCGGTGGACGAGGCGGCGCGCCACGGCCTCCCGCTGCGGATCGTCCATGCCTCCCGGTGGGAGCGCTACGAGGGCACGGCGCCGGGCCCGGAGCGCCCCGGCGAGCAGGTGCTCGCGGAGAACATCGTGGAGTCCGCCGCCGCACACGCCCGCCACCGGCAGGCGGACATCGAGGTCTCCGGCGAGGTACTGGCCGATGACGCGGTCACCGCCCTGCTGAACGAGGCCCTCCATGCATCGGTGCTGGTCCTGGGGGCGCGGGGACTCGGAGAGATCACCGGACTGCTGCTCGGGTCGGTCAGCCTGACCGTCGCCGCCCGCGCCCGGTGCCCGGTGATCGTGGTACGCGGCGACCCGGCCGGGCTCGCGGGCACGCATGAGCGCATCCTCCTGGGCGTCACCGACCCGGCCGGCGAGATGGCGGCCGTCCGCTTCGCCTTCCGCGAGGCCGAGGCCCGCCGCTGCACCCTGCAGGCGGTCTGTGCCTGGCGCCACGCGGCACACGGGACGGCGGACGATCCGCCGCTCCCCGAGGGCGCCGACGAGCAACGGGCCTCCGCGCTGCTCGATACCGCTCTGGCGGAGGCGGCCGCGGCGCATCCTGAGGTGCGGGTGCGCCGCGCCCTGGTCGAGGGCCCGGCGCACAAGGTGCTGGTGCACCGCGCCGCCGCCGCGGATCTGCTGGTGGTCGCGGCCCAGCGCCGCCGGGGGCACTTCGGCCTGCAGCCCGGCCGGGTGGCGCACACCGCGCTCTGCCACGCCGCCTGCCCCGTGGCCGTCGTCCCGCAGCCTGCCGAGCCGACGCCACGCCGCCGGGACTAG
- a CDS encoding sugar ABC transporter permease, translating into MSRTWALRKQKSSGGQGGAVTAADRRRLAPDLGTQNPLEILRRRFHSGELGSVPVALGLIVVWIIFESLNENFLSPRNLSNLTVDIVGTGMIAVGVVFVLLLGEIDLSVGSVSGLAAAAFAVLTVNHGVPEGLALLVAVLGGTAIGAVQGFFFAKVGVPAFVVTLAGLLGWNGLMLYILGVNGTINIDDKGLLAMLTSYYFTNVAAAYGLAALGTVGYFLVSYRDVRRRRAAGVPARPLSEILLRTGVLAVIALAAALVLNQFLGLPLALLIFLVVLVGLDCVLRRTRYGRMIFALGGSVEAARRTGLNVDLVRISVFMVSGTMAAIGGLFLASRVTSASQTSGAGLLLMDAIAAAVIGGTSLFGGRGRTWSALLGVLVIQSIASGVALMGIRTAVQFMITGGVLLIAVVIDSLSRRAQKAHGRV; encoded by the coding sequence GTGAGCCGGACCTGGGCACTCAGGAAGCAGAAGTCGTCCGGCGGGCAGGGCGGGGCGGTGACCGCTGCCGACCGGCGCCGTCTCGCGCCCGATCTCGGGACGCAGAACCCCCTGGAGATACTCCGGCGGAGGTTCCACAGCGGCGAACTCGGCTCGGTCCCGGTGGCCCTCGGTCTGATCGTGGTCTGGATCATTTTCGAGAGCCTCAACGAGAACTTCCTCTCGCCGCGCAACCTGTCCAATCTGACCGTGGACATCGTCGGCACCGGCATGATCGCGGTCGGTGTCGTCTTCGTGCTGCTGCTCGGCGAGATCGACCTCTCGGTCGGCTCGGTGAGCGGCCTCGCGGCAGCCGCCTTCGCGGTGCTGACCGTGAACCATGGCGTTCCGGAGGGGCTCGCGCTGCTGGTCGCGGTGCTCGGCGGCACGGCGATCGGAGCCGTTCAGGGGTTCTTCTTCGCCAAGGTGGGGGTACCGGCGTTCGTGGTCACCCTTGCGGGCCTGCTGGGCTGGAACGGCCTGATGCTCTACATCCTGGGCGTCAACGGCACGATCAACATCGACGACAAGGGCCTGCTCGCGATGCTGACCAGCTACTACTTCACCAATGTGGCCGCCGCGTACGGCCTGGCAGCGCTCGGCACCGTCGGCTATTTCCTCGTGTCGTACCGCGATGTGCGGCGGCGCAGGGCCGCCGGCGTGCCCGCCCGTCCGCTGAGCGAGATCCTGCTGCGCACCGGGGTACTGGCGGTGATCGCCCTGGCCGCGGCCCTGGTGCTCAACCAGTTCCTGGGGCTCCCGCTGGCCCTCTTGATCTTCCTCGTGGTGCTCGTCGGCCTCGACTGCGTGCTGCGCCGCACGCGCTACGGGCGCATGATCTTCGCACTCGGCGGCAGCGTCGAGGCCGCCCGCCGCACCGGCCTCAATGTGGACCTGGTCCGCATCTCGGTCTTCATGGTGTCCGGGACGATGGCCGCGATCGGCGGGCTGTTCCTGGCCTCGCGCGTCACCTCGGCCAGTCAGACGTCGGGGGCGGGCCTGCTCCTGATGGACGCCATCGCCGCCGCGGTCATCGGTGGCACCAGCCTGTTCGGCGGCCGGGGCCGGACCTGGTCGGCGCTGCTCGGCGTCCTGGTCATCCAGTCGATCGCCTCCGGCGTGGCCCTGATGGGCATCCGGACAGCCGTGCAGTTCATGATCACGGGCGGGGTGCTGCTGATCGCCGTCGTCATCGACTCGCTGTCGAGGCGGGCACAGAAGGCGCACGGGCGGGTCTGA
- a CDS encoding substrate-binding domain-containing protein translates to MRARLRGAAVVLAGLCLVAGPAACGKAGGVHEPGGTASGGALKIGVLLPDNTSRLYHFDKPLIEKKIHQLCPECTVEVVSAEHDVATQQQQMDAMITKRVRVLILDAVDSKSLRSPVESARAAGIPVVSYDRLVEGPVSAYVSFNGKRVGELQGEALLKALGGKARGAQIVMMNGDSTDPNSAWFRQGALEVLQGKVKIGKAYETAGWRPENANSNMSAAISALGAEHIDGVYSANDGLAAGIISALQASKIKPLPPVTGQDAELAAIQRIVTGDQYMTVYKPFVPEAGTAAAMAVALGRGKKLDDITTHTVNSPTTHGIPAVLLTPISVTVDRIKNTVVKDGMYTIEQICTPKFESACRRAGLLR, encoded by the coding sequence GTGCGTGCTCGTCTGCGCGGAGCCGCCGTCGTCCTGGCCGGGCTGTGCCTGGTCGCCGGGCCGGCCGCCTGCGGGAAGGCGGGCGGGGTGCACGAGCCGGGCGGGACCGCCTCCGGCGGCGCCCTGAAGATCGGTGTCCTGCTCCCGGACAACACCTCGCGCCTCTACCACTTCGACAAGCCGCTGATCGAGAAGAAGATCCATCAGCTCTGCCCCGAATGCACGGTGGAGGTCGTCAGCGCGGAGCACGATGTGGCCACCCAGCAGCAGCAGATGGACGCGATGATCACCAAGCGGGTCCGGGTGCTGATCCTGGACGCCGTCGACTCCAAGTCGCTGCGCTCGCCGGTCGAGAGCGCGCGGGCGGCCGGAATCCCGGTCGTCTCCTACGACCGCCTCGTGGAGGGACCGGTCTCCGCGTACGTCTCCTTCAACGGCAAGCGGGTCGGCGAACTGCAGGGCGAGGCGCTGCTCAAGGCGCTCGGCGGCAAGGCGCGCGGCGCCCAGATCGTCATGATGAACGGTGATTCGACGGACCCCAACTCCGCCTGGTTCCGGCAGGGTGCGCTCGAGGTGCTCCAGGGCAAGGTGAAGATCGGGAAGGCCTACGAGACCGCCGGGTGGCGGCCGGAGAACGCCAACAGCAATATGTCCGCCGCCATCTCGGCCCTCGGCGCCGAACACATCGACGGCGTCTACTCCGCCAATGACGGGCTGGCGGCCGGCATCATCTCCGCCCTGCAGGCCTCGAAGATCAAGCCGTTGCCCCCGGTCACCGGCCAGGACGCCGAACTCGCCGCCATTCAGCGCATCGTCACGGGCGATCAGTACATGACCGTCTACAAACCCTTCGTGCCCGAGGCCGGCACCGCCGCCGCCATGGCCGTCGCACTGGGACGCGGCAAGAAACTCGACGACATCACGACGCACACGGTCAACAGCCCCACCACCCATGGCATCCCGGCGGTGCTGCTGACCCCGATCTCCGTGACCGTGGACCGCATCAAGAACACCGTGGTCAAGGACGGCATGTACACGATTGAGCAGATCTGCACCCCCAAGTTCGAGTCCGCCTGCCGGCGGGCGGGTCTCCTCAGGTAA
- a CDS encoding ATP-binding cassette domain-containing protein gives MESGSAPRRPTPAPPLLALRGISKRYGAVQALADVELEVRAGQVVALVGDNGAGKSTLIKVVAGVDSADQGVIEWDGRPVQITRPHEAQDLGIATVYQDLALCDNLDVVGNLFLGREIHRAGVLDEVEMERLTLDLLDMLAIRMPDVRLPVASLSGGQRQTVAISRSLLGEPRLVLLDEPTAALGIEQTAQVLDLVDQLRERGLGVLLISHNMGDIKAVADWVAVLRLGRNNGFFDVTTTSHEQIISSITGATDNAVTRRKTPGWEVQP, from the coding sequence ATGGAGTCCGGCTCAGCTCCCCGCCGACCGACGCCGGCGCCGCCCCTGCTGGCGCTGCGCGGCATCTCCAAGCGGTACGGCGCCGTCCAGGCACTGGCGGATGTCGAACTGGAGGTCCGTGCCGGTCAGGTCGTCGCGCTCGTGGGCGACAACGGCGCCGGCAAGTCCACGCTGATCAAGGTGGTGGCCGGGGTCGACTCCGCCGACCAGGGCGTGATCGAGTGGGACGGCCGGCCCGTCCAGATCACCCGCCCGCACGAGGCCCAGGATCTGGGCATCGCCACCGTCTACCAGGATCTCGCGCTGTGCGACAACCTCGACGTGGTCGGCAATCTCTTCCTCGGCCGCGAGATCCACCGGGCCGGTGTGCTGGACGAGGTGGAGATGGAACGCCTCACCCTGGACCTGCTCGACATGCTGGCCATCCGGATGCCGGACGTACGGCTCCCGGTCGCCTCGCTCTCCGGCGGGCAGCGCCAGACCGTCGCGATCTCCCGCTCGCTGCTCGGCGAGCCCCGGCTCGTGCTCCTCGACGAACCCACCGCGGCCCTCGGCATCGAACAGACCGCCCAGGTCCTCGACCTCGTCGACCAGCTCCGCGAACGCGGCCTCGGGGTGCTCCTCATCAGCCACAACATGGGGGACATCAAGGCGGTCGCGGACTGGGTCGCGGTGCTGCGGCTCGGCCGGAACAACGGATTCTTCGATGTGACGACCACGTCCCACGAACAGATCATCTCCTCGATCACCGGGGCCACGGACAACGCCGTGACACGCCGCAAGACGCCGGGGTGGGAGGTGCAGCCGTGA
- a CDS encoding HAD family hydrolase — protein sequence MSGAPYLAACLHSLRAVVLDTDGVIIDSAPTHAAAWKGAFDACLAAAGGRRPFDPVDDYLRYVDGRSRQDGAAAFLRARGLDLPPGTPDDPPGTDTVGAVAARKDELFTASLRTTAVTTWPGTVRLLRVLRDLGVPCAAVSASRHAGELLAAAGVLELLGAVVDGNEAGRLHLPGKPDPALFLEAARRLGFPAQDTAVVEDALAGVEAGRRGGFGLVVGVDRTAGPYSATALRRRGADVVVADPGELLTSGEEG from the coding sequence ATGAGCGGCGCGCCGTACCTGGCCGCTTGTCTGCACTCGCTGCGGGCCGTGGTCCTCGACACCGACGGGGTCATCATCGACTCCGCCCCGACGCATGCCGCGGCCTGGAAGGGCGCCTTCGACGCGTGTCTGGCGGCCGCGGGCGGCCGGCGCCCCTTCGACCCGGTGGACGACTATCTGCGCTATGTCGACGGCCGGTCCCGGCAGGACGGGGCCGCCGCTTTCCTGCGCGCACGAGGTCTCGACCTGCCGCCCGGCACGCCGGACGATCCGCCGGGCACGGACACCGTCGGCGCCGTCGCGGCCCGTAAGGACGAGCTGTTCACCGCGAGCCTGCGGACCACCGCCGTCACCACCTGGCCGGGCACCGTGCGGCTGCTGCGGGTGCTGCGGGACCTGGGGGTGCCGTGCGCCGCCGTCTCGGCGTCCCGCCATGCCGGCGAGCTGCTGGCCGCGGCCGGGGTCCTCGAACTCCTCGGGGCGGTGGTGGACGGCAACGAGGCGGGCCGGCTGCACCTGCCGGGCAAACCGGACCCGGCGCTCTTCCTGGAAGCGGCCCGGCGACTCGGTTTCCCGGCACAGGACACGGCCGTGGTGGAGGACGCGCTCGCCGGTGTCGAGGCCGGCCGCCGCGGCGGATTCGGCCTGGTGGTGGGCGTGGACCGGACGGCAGGTCCGTACAGTGCCACCGCCCTGCGCCGCCGTGGCGCCGATGTGGTCGTGGCCGACCCCGGCGAGCTGCTGACGTCCGGGGAGGAGGGGTGA
- the ppk2 gene encoding polyphosphate kinase 2, translating into MADKQDGNGPRKLARPRYERELYRLQTELVKLQEWVRTEGARIVVVFEGRDAAGKGSTIKRVTQYLNPRVARIVALPRPTERERTQWYFQRYTEHLPAAGEMVLFDRSWYNRAGVERVMGFCTPAEHQRFLRQCPVFERMLVEDGILLRKYWFSVSDETQEQRFRRRLQDPTRRWKLSPMDLESLTRWEEYSRAKDEMFVHTDIAESPWFVVESDDKRRARLNMIAHLLSTVPYRDVTPPELTLPPRPPATGYQRPPRDLQTYVPDHAAGLADQDTP; encoded by the coding sequence ATGGCGGACAAGCAGGACGGCAACGGCCCCCGGAAGCTGGCGCGGCCGCGCTACGAGCGGGAGCTGTACCGGCTGCAGACGGAGCTGGTGAAGCTCCAGGAGTGGGTGCGCACCGAGGGCGCCCGCATCGTTGTGGTCTTCGAGGGGCGGGACGCGGCCGGCAAGGGCAGCACGATCAAGCGGGTCACCCAGTACCTCAACCCCCGGGTGGCACGGATCGTGGCGCTGCCGCGGCCCACCGAGCGGGAGCGCACCCAGTGGTACTTCCAGCGCTATACGGAGCACCTGCCCGCGGCGGGCGAGATGGTGCTGTTCGACCGCAGTTGGTACAACCGGGCCGGGGTGGAACGGGTCATGGGCTTCTGCACACCGGCCGAGCACCAGCGGTTCCTGCGGCAGTGCCCGGTGTTCGAGCGGATGCTGGTGGAGGACGGCATCCTGCTGCGCAAGTACTGGTTCTCGGTGAGCGACGAGACGCAGGAGCAGCGGTTCCGGCGGCGGCTGCAGGACCCCACCCGGCGCTGGAAGCTCTCGCCCATGGACCTGGAGTCGCTGACCCGCTGGGAGGAGTACTCACGGGCCAAGGACGAGATGTTCGTCCACACCGACATCGCGGAGTCACCGTGGTTCGTCGTCGAGAGCGACGACAAGCGCCGGGCCCGGCTGAACATGATCGCCCATCTGCTGTCGACGGTGCCGTACCGCGACGTCACCCCGCCCGAGCTCACCCTGCCGCCGCGGCCACCGGCCACCGGATACCAGCGACCGCCCCGGGACCTGCAGACCTACGTTCCCGATCATGCGGCCGGTCTGGCGGACCAGGACACCCCCTAG
- a CDS encoding nicotinate phosphoribosyltransferase: protein MSDATLTDLYEVTMALSYLHEGMTEPATFSCFVRTLPPDRGFLIAAGAETVLDFLSGFAVGREDVEVFAQALQRPARELAPLLGMRFTGEVRAVPEGRVVLAGEPLLEITAPLPQAQFVESYVLNHLTHQTTLASKCVRCVLAARGSSVVDFSLRRTHGTAAACQVARLGAMTGFAGTSNVAAAHAEDLAAVGTMAHSYIEAFGDEEAAFTAFALCHPGPVTFLVDTYATESGVAAAARVLNALGRGDGAAIRLDSGDLAELAFRARTILDNAGLPQVRIVASGGLDEFAVHDLAQAGAPIDVYAVGTSVGVSADAPTLDSAYKLVAYDGRPLMKLSPAKTTAPGRKQVFRRPGCHDVIGLADEPVPPGSTPLLETLMRGGERCAPRGRPEDARRRVVADLAELPASARRIRSPQAVRAKVSRRLAVLTEHVRRRIEREALAPFGSHA from the coding sequence ATGTCGGATGCGACGCTCACCGACCTGTACGAAGTGACCATGGCCCTCTCGTACCTCCATGAGGGCATGACGGAGCCGGCCACGTTCAGCTGCTTCGTACGGACCCTGCCGCCGGACCGGGGCTTCCTGATCGCCGCCGGGGCCGAGACGGTACTCGACTTCCTCTCCGGCTTCGCCGTCGGACGCGAGGATGTCGAGGTGTTCGCGCAGGCACTGCAACGGCCGGCCCGGGAGCTGGCCCCGCTGCTGGGGATGCGCTTCACCGGGGAGGTCCGGGCCGTGCCGGAGGGCCGGGTCGTCCTGGCCGGTGAACCGCTGCTGGAGATCACCGCTCCGCTGCCGCAGGCGCAGTTCGTGGAGTCGTACGTGCTCAATCACCTCACCCATCAGACGACCCTCGCGTCCAAGTGCGTCCGCTGCGTGCTCGCCGCACGGGGGAGCTCCGTCGTGGATTTCTCGCTGCGGCGGACACACGGCACCGCGGCCGCCTGCCAAGTGGCGCGGCTGGGTGCCATGACGGGCTTCGCGGGCACCAGCAATGTGGCGGCGGCCCACGCCGAGGATCTGGCGGCGGTCGGCACGATGGCGCATTCGTACATCGAGGCTTTCGGGGACGAGGAAGCGGCGTTCACCGCGTTCGCGCTCTGCCATCCCGGGCCGGTGACCTTCCTGGTCGACACCTATGCCACCGAGTCCGGCGTCGCGGCGGCCGCCCGGGTGCTGAACGCGCTGGGGCGCGGTGACGGGGCGGCCATCCGGCTGGACAGCGGTGACCTGGCAGAACTGGCCTTCCGCGCCCGTACGATCCTGGACAACGCGGGGCTGCCGCAGGTCCGCATCGTCGCCAGCGGCGGGCTGGACGAGTTCGCCGTGCACGATCTGGCGCAGGCGGGCGCGCCGATCGACGTCTACGCCGTGGGCACCAGCGTCGGGGTGAGCGCCGACGCTCCCACGCTGGATTCGGCGTACAAGCTCGTCGCCTACGACGGCCGCCCCCTGATGAAGCTGTCGCCGGCGAAGACGACCGCACCGGGCCGCAAGCAGGTCTTCCGCCGGCCCGGGTGCCACGATGTGATCGGCCTGGCCGACGAGCCGGTCCCGCCGGGCAGCACGCCGCTGCTGGAGACGCTGATGCGCGGGGGCGAGCGCTGCGCACCGCGCGGCCGCCCCGAGGACGCCCGGCGGCGGGTGGTGGCGGATCTCGCGGAGCTGCCCGCGTCCGCCCGGCGCATCCGGTCGCCACAGGCCGTGCGGGCGAAGGTCTCCAGGCGGCTGGCCGTCCTGACCGAGCACGTCCGGCGGCGGATCGAGCGCGAGGCGCTGGCCCCGTTCGGCTCGCACGCCTGA
- a CDS encoding permease, translated as MHPVLHALSIAGSMTWEITWALILGFALSAVVQAVVRKSTVVGLLGDDRPRTLALAAGLGAASSSCSYAAVALARSLFRKGAHFTAAMAFEIASTNLVVELGVILALLMGWQFTLAEFVGGPVMIVVLAVLFRLFLRERLLRQAREQAERGLAGSMEGHAAMDMSVRREGTFARRLFSADGYTSTSRVFVMEWAAIIKDLVIGLLIAGAIAAWVPDSFWRAFFFDGHPLAAKLWGPLIGPLVAIASFVCSIGNVPLAVVLWKGGISFGGVVAFIFADLLILPILNIYRKYYGARTALFLLVTFYASVVVAGYAVEFVFGGLGLIPRQADAEIPMSGVSWNYTTWLNIAFLLLAAALVQRFLRTGGRDMLRTMGGTPHDSAGTHPAHPGDGTAGGDAGHEGTGRDGTGHGPRRPAGGQGPSG; from the coding sequence ATGCACCCGGTCCTGCACGCACTGTCCATCGCCGGATCCATGACCTGGGAGATCACCTGGGCGCTGATCCTGGGCTTCGCGCTGTCCGCGGTCGTCCAGGCCGTGGTCCGTAAGTCCACGGTGGTCGGTCTGCTCGGCGACGACCGTCCCCGCACCCTGGCGCTGGCCGCCGGGCTGGGCGCCGCCTCCTCGTCCTGCTCGTACGCCGCGGTCGCGCTGGCCCGGTCGCTGTTCCGCAAGGGCGCGCACTTCACGGCCGCCATGGCGTTCGAGATCGCCTCCACGAACCTGGTGGTCGAACTCGGCGTCATCCTGGCCCTGTTGATGGGGTGGCAGTTCACGCTCGCCGAGTTCGTCGGCGGACCGGTCATGATCGTCGTGCTCGCCGTGCTGTTCCGCCTCTTCCTGCGGGAACGGCTGCTGCGGCAGGCCCGTGAGCAGGCCGAACGGGGGCTGGCCGGCTCCATGGAGGGGCATGCCGCCATGGACATGTCCGTACGCCGCGAGGGGACCTTCGCGCGGCGGCTGTTCTCCGCCGACGGCTACACCTCGACCTCGCGCGTCTTCGTCATGGAATGGGCCGCGATCATCAAGGATCTGGTGATCGGCCTGCTGATCGCCGGGGCCATTGCCGCCTGGGTCCCCGACAGCTTCTGGCGGGCCTTCTTCTTCGACGGACACCCGCTGGCCGCGAAGCTGTGGGGGCCGCTGATCGGACCGCTGGTGGCGATCGCCTCGTTCGTCTGCTCCATCGGCAATGTGCCGCTGGCGGTGGTCCTGTGGAAGGGCGGGATCAGCTTCGGCGGGGTGGTCGCCTTCATCTTCGCCGACCTGCTGATCCTGCCGATCCTGAACATCTACCGGAAGTACTACGGGGCCAGGACGGCCCTGTTCCTGCTGGTCACGTTCTATGCGTCCGTCGTCGTCGCGGGTTATGCGGTGGAGTTCGTCTTCGGCGGACTGGGGCTGATCCCCCGCCAGGCCGACGCGGAGATCCCCATGTCCGGGGTCTCCTGGAACTACACCACCTGGCTCAACATCGCCTTCCTCCTGCTCGCCGCCGCGCTGGTCCAGCGTTTCCTGCGCACCGGCGGCCGGGACATGCTCCGGACGATGGGCGGCACTCCGCACGACAGCGCGGGGACGCACCCCGCGCACCCCGGGGACGGCACCGCCGGGGGCGACGCCGGGCACGAGGGCACCGGGCGCGACGGCACCGGGCACGGCCCGCGCCGACCCGCGGGCGGACAGGGGCCGAGTGGCTGA
- a CDS encoding IS481 family transposase encodes MSHRNARLTVHGRRLLVERVRSGRPIAHVAAEMGISRPTAHKWLRRWRTQGEAGLHDRPSRPHTTPHRTPLAVEDQVCRLRQDRKLGPARIAPILGLPASTVHRVLARHGLNRLAFLDRPTGQVIRRYERSRPGELVHVDVKKLGRIPDGGGWRIHGRAACPDRRRTTGFDYIHSAVDDHSRLAYSEVHRDEKAATCAAFLQRAAAFFAACGILRIERVLTDNAWPYRKSFAWRQALADLGAAGKLTRIYRPQTNGKVERFNRTLLDEWAYLRPYTSNDERTAALDTFLHSYNHHRCHTALGGKSPISRVNNPAGQYT; translated from the coding sequence GTGTCCCACCGTAATGCCCGGCTGACCGTTCACGGCAGGCGGCTGCTGGTCGAGCGCGTCCGTTCCGGGCGCCCCATCGCGCACGTCGCCGCCGAGATGGGCATCTCGCGGCCCACCGCCCACAAGTGGCTGCGTCGCTGGAGAACGCAGGGCGAGGCCGGGCTGCACGATCGTCCCAGCCGGCCGCACACGACACCGCACCGGACTCCTCTCGCGGTAGAGGACCAGGTATGCCGGTTGCGGCAAGACCGGAAGCTGGGCCCGGCTCGCATCGCACCGATCCTGGGCCTGCCGGCCTCGACCGTCCACCGGGTCCTGGCCCGGCACGGCCTGAACCGCCTCGCCTTCCTCGACCGGCCCACCGGCCAGGTCATCCGCCGCTACGAACGCAGCAGGCCCGGCGAGCTCGTCCACGTGGACGTGAAGAAACTCGGCCGCATACCCGACGGCGGGGGCTGGCGCATCCACGGCCGTGCCGCCTGCCCCGACCGCCGCCGCACCACAGGCTTCGACTACATCCACTCCGCAGTCGACGACCACAGCCGCCTCGCCTACAGCGAAGTCCACCGGGACGAGAAAGCCGCCACCTGCGCGGCCTTCCTGCAGCGGGCCGCAGCCTTCTTCGCCGCCTGCGGCATCCTGCGCATCGAACGTGTCCTGACGGACAACGCCTGGCCCTACCGCAAGAGCTTCGCCTGGCGTCAGGCGCTTGCAGATCTCGGCGCGGCCGGCAAGCTCACGCGCATCTACCGGCCGCAGACCAATGGCAAGGTCGAACGCTTCAACCGCACCCTGCTCGACGAATGGGCCTACCTACGGCCCTACACCAGCAACGACGAACGAACCGCCGCACTGGACACCTTCCTGCACAGCTACAACCATCACAGGTGCCACACCGCACTCGGAGGCAAGTCACCCATCAGCCGCGTGAACAACCCTGCGGGTCAATACACCTAG
- a CDS encoding dsRBD fold-containing protein: MATTVEWPVRLYLFEEDGTTKARVVLRTGTTTLTGHGTARCSPEDRDVPEIGDEIAAGRAMRDLAGQLQRVADVDLEGVGAAPPRHGHRAAYGWADAMA; this comes from the coding sequence ATGGCAACGACAGTCGAGTGGCCCGTCCGTCTGTACCTCTTCGAGGAGGACGGAACGACCAAGGCACGCGTGGTGCTCCGGACCGGAACCACCACCCTCACCGGGCACGGCACGGCCCGGTGCAGCCCCGAGGACAGGGACGTACCGGAGATCGGGGACGAGATCGCGGCCGGGCGCGCGATGCGGGACCTCGCCGGACAGTTGCAGCGGGTGGCGGACGTCGATCTCGAAGGCGTGGGTGCCGCGCCGCCCCGGCACGGGCATCGCGCCGCCTACGGCTGGGCCGACGCGATGGCGTGA
- a CDS encoding universal stress protein, with the protein MKDVITAGVDGTPESLSAIVWAAQEARLRRARLRLLHAWVLLETEPEPVSGPVEEGHQNYWPHRMMDEAVTAVRARFPDLPVDPVLVAKDPEQALQEAAEQSDLLVLGSRDLGPVSRFALGELGLKLMVHTDCPTVLVRARRGAKADEAGGEGGEVMVGLSLHEPCEALLAFAFDSAARRGAPLRAVHGRHLPSYAYNRGGGVEPIAAEEAAQEARQELTAALQPWREKYPDLQVDSRVMMESPAPALLHSAADAGLLIVGRRHRHRLLPGPRIGHVVQAAVHHAPCPVAVVPHE; encoded by the coding sequence ATGAAGGACGTCATCACCGCCGGTGTCGACGGTACGCCCGAGTCCCTGTCCGCGATCGTGTGGGCGGCGCAGGAAGCCCGGCTGCGGCGTGCGCGCCTGCGGCTGCTGCACGCCTGGGTGCTGCTCGAGACGGAGCCGGAGCCGGTGTCCGGCCCCGTCGAGGAGGGGCACCAGAACTACTGGCCCCATCGGATGATGGACGAGGCCGTGACCGCCGTGCGCGCCCGCTTCCCCGACCTCCCGGTGGATCCGGTCCTGGTCGCGAAGGACCCCGAGCAGGCCCTGCAGGAAGCCGCGGAACAGTCGGACCTGCTGGTCCTCGGCTCACGGGACCTGGGCCCGGTGTCCCGGTTCGCCCTCGGCGAGCTCGGTCTGAAGCTGATGGTGCACACCGACTGCCCCACCGTTCTGGTACGCGCCCGACGGGGCGCCAAGGCCGACGAGGCGGGCGGGGAGGGCGGGGAGGTGATGGTGGGGCTGAGCCTGCACGAGCCGTGCGAGGCGCTGCTCGCCTTCGCCTTCGACAGCGCCGCACGCCGTGGTGCCCCGCTGCGCGCCGTGCACGGCAGGCACCTGCCCTCGTACGCGTACAACCGGGGCGGCGGCGTGGAGCCGATCGCCGCCGAGGAGGCCGCGCAGGAGGCGCGGCAGGAGCTGACCGCGGCCCTGCAGCCGTGGCGGGAGAAGTATCCGGACCTGCAGGTGGACTCGCGGGTGATGATGGAGAGTCCGGCGCCCGCCCTGCTGCACAGCGCCGCGGACGCCGGGCTGCTCATCGTCGGCCGGCGGCACCGGCACCGGCTGCTGCCGGGGCCCCGTATCGGCCATGTCGTCCAGGCGGCCGTGCACCACGCTCCGTGTCCGGTGGCCGTGGTGCCGCACGAGTGA